From Seriola aureovittata isolate HTS-2021-v1 ecotype China chromosome 16, ASM2101889v1, whole genome shotgun sequence, one genomic window encodes:
- the LOC130183752 gene encoding pro-opiomelanocortin-like: protein MDIKLAGQLEGQRLRRTTEIFVQHPNDKKTSEGETGQCGRRMCPLWLLVAVTVVGVARGAANQCLEHASCQGDNNESSMMECIQLCRSDLTAQTPVIPGDGHLQRSSLSDPESQPPLSLLPPSSPSSPSSPQAKRSYSMEHFRWGKPVGPKRRPIKLYTSNGVEEESAEDFPEEMMRREAEDEPEQLHDVQEKKDSTYKMKHFRWSGPPASKRYGGFMKSGDERSMRPLLTLLKNIDKDGQEQKTEH, encoded by the exons ATGGATATAAAACTGGCCGGTCAGTTGGAGGGACAAAGGTTAAGGAGAACAACAGAAATCTTTGTCCAGCACCCAAACGACAAGAAAACatcagagggagagacaggacAGTGTG GCAGGAGAATGTGTCCTTTGTGGCTATTGGTAGCTGTGACGGTTGTGGGCGTGGCCAGGGGAGCCGCCAATCAGTGCTTAGAGCATGCCAGCTGTCAGGGTGACAACAATGAGAGCAGCATGATG GAGTGTATCCAGCTCTGTCGGTCCGACCTCACCGCCCAGACGCCAGTCATCCCGGGCGATGGTCATCTCCAACGGTCCTCTCTGTCAGACCCAGAGTCTCagcctcccctctctcttttacctccctcctctccctcctctccctcctcccctcaggcCAAGCGCTCCTACTCCATGGAGCATTTCCGCTGGGGAAAACCGGTTGGGCCAAAGCGCCGCCCGATCAAACTCTACACCTCCAATGGTGTAGAGGAGGAGTCAGCCGAGGATTTCCCCGAAGAGATGATGAGGCGGGAAGCAGAGGACGAGCCTGAGCAGCTCCATGACGTCCAGGAGAAAAAAGACAGCACATACAAGATGAAGCACTTCCGGTGGAGCGGCCCGCCGGCCAGCAAGCGTTACGGTGGCTTCATGAAGAGCGGGGACGAACGCAGCATGAGACCACTGCTCACACTCCTCAAAAACATCGACAAAGATGGACAGGAGCAGAAGACAGAGcactga
- the LOC130183754 gene encoding angiopoietin-related protein 7-like has product MKWRSVLVTFVLLTDWCFQSVTGDFVASDEHLDVGHDDDVHPNTLGETTADVLDVNTQTSRDVPDTNIETNWDILDINKDNYEDADWHPPTSLLETHSDVFPDPPPVMRGGNTGVDASNNQTSNQTVGASSAQCGEYSSQLMSNGQCRLMATLPPVGTSQKRCPDMFRCTDDISYWLHENQNRKEQLEELRETMSELQEELRNHQHRVKALEIQGEESVNSNSTVEQRLSSLELRHAKADTLLHVHAALLYELQAQLRNLSATVQRMSHSTGCMVNVIRTAPPLGMRDTLPPDGRYLSFCPSDCASLYYNGVRRSGVYTIVLSPGATLPVYCDMETEGGGWTVFQRRRDGTVSFNRGWSEYRDGFGEPRGEHWLGNQNLHLLSNQGHYSLRIDLQDWSHAHRHALYHSFRIEDEENQYRLHVSGFSGTVEDSFGWYHDQQGFSTPDTGNICAEISHSGWWFHQCFYANLNGVYYKGGRYSLRAQNLLGPDGIVWFSWKDSDFYSLKAVTMMIRPRNYRPRLSP; this is encoded by the exons ATGAAGTGGCGATCTGTTTTAGTGACTTTTGTCTTACTGACCGACTGGTGTTTCCAGTCAGTCACTGGTGACTTTGTGGCCTCTGATGAACACCTAGACGTTGGCCATGATGACGATGTACACCCCAACACCCTCGGAGAAACAACTGCGGATGTACTGGATGTGAATACCCAAACAAGCAGGGATGTACCAGACACAAACATTGAAACAAACTGGGACATACTGGACATAAACAAGGACAACTATGAGGATGCTGACTGGCATCCTCCTACCTCCCTCCTGGAGACACACTCCGATGTTTTCCCTGACCCCCCACCGGTGATGCGCGGCGGCAACACTGGTGTTGACGCCAGCAACAACCAAACCTCCAACCAGACTGTAGGTGCTTCATCGGCACAGTGTGGCGAGTACAGCAGCCAGCTGATGTCTAACGGGCAGTGCCGGCTGATGGCAACGCTGCCCCCTGTGGGAACGTCGCAGAAACGCTGCCCAGATATGTTTCGCTGTACAGATGACATCTCCTATTGGCTGCATGAGAACCAGAACAGaaaggagcagctggaggagctgagggagacaatgtcagagctgcaggaggagctgaggaacCACCAGCATCGAGTCAAGGCCCTGGAGATACAG GGTGAAGAAAGTGTGAATTCAAATTCGACCGTTGAGCAGCGGTTGAGTTCTCTGGAGTTGCGTCATGCCAAGGCCGACACGCTGCTCCACGTGCACGCGGCGCTGCTGTACGAGCTGCAGGCGCAGCTCCGCAACCTGTCGGCCACCGTGCAGCGCATGAGCCACAGCACAGGCTGCATGGTCAACGTCATCAGAACTGCGCCGCCGCTTGGCATGCGAGACACACTGCCACCAG atGGACGGtacctgtctttctgtccttcAGATTGTGCATCTCTGTATTACAATGGTGTTCGCCGCTCTGGTGTTTACACCATAGTCCTGTCGCCAGGCGCCACCCTGCCTGTCTACTGCGACATGGAAACCGAGG GTGGGGGCTGGACGGTGTTTCAGCGGCGACGCGATGGCACCGTGAGTTTTAACCGTGGCTGGTCAGAGTACCGCGATGGCTTCGGTGAACCTCGAGGAGAACATTGGCTTGGCAACCAGAACCTCCATCTGTTGTCCAACCAGGGTCACTACAGCCTCCGTATAGACCTGCAGGACTGGAGTCATGCCCACAGACACGCCCTGTACCACAGCTTCAG gataGAGGATGAGGAGAACCAGTACCGCCTCCACGTTTCTGGGTTCAGTGGAACGGTGGAGGACTCGTTCGGTTGGTACCACGACCAGCAGGGTTTCAGCACGCCGGACACTGGCAACATCTGTGCTGAGATCAGCCACTCCGGCTGGTGGTTTCACCAATGTTTCTACGCTAACCTCAACGGCGTCTACTACAAG GGGGGGCGCTACTCTCTGAGAGCGCAGAATCTGCTGGGGCCGGACGGCATCGTCTGGTTCTCCTGGAAGGACTCAGACTTCTACTCCCTGAAGGCGGTCACCATGATGATACGACCACGCAACTACAGGCCACGCCTGTCGCCATAG
- the ndufb9 gene encoding NADH dehydrogenase [ubiquinone] 1 beta subcomplex subunit 9, producing MASAYLTHQQKVLRLYKKSLRHLESWCIFRDKYRFYACMLRARFDENKTEKDMVKATMMLKAGEEEFWTNQHPQPYIFPDSPGGTSYERYECYKIPEWVLDHWHPSEKAMYPDYFSKREQWKKLRMQSWDKEIAQLQTETPAEGPKSEALPPARKEGDLPPLWWQFVTRPRERPM from the exons ATGGCCTCTGCCTATCTTACCCACCAGCAGAAAGTGCTGCGGCTTTACAAGAAATCACTGAGACATCTCGAGTCATGGTGCATTTTTAG AGACAAGTACCGGTTCTACGCCTGCATGTTGCGGGCTCGCTTCGATGAGAACAAGACTGAGAAGGACATGGTGAAGGCCACCATGATGCTGAAGGCTGGAGAGGAGGAGTTCTGGACCAACCAGCACCCCCAGCCCTACATCTTCCCTGACTCTCCCGGAGGGACCTCCTACGAGAGATATGAGTGCTACAAG ATCCCAGAGTGGGTGCTGGACCACTGGCACCCCTCAGAGAAGGCTATGTACCCGGACTACTTCTCCAAGAGGGAGCAGTGGAAGAAACTGAGGATGCAGAGCTGGGACAAAGAG ATCGCCCAGCTGCAGACTGAGACTCCAGCCGAAGGCCCCAAGTCCGAAGCCCTCCCTCCAGCCCGCAAGGAGGGCGACCTCCCCCCTCTGTGGTGGCAGTTCGTGACCCGCCCCAGGGAGCGCCCCATGTAA